In Rhizobium oryzihabitans, one DNA window encodes the following:
- a CDS encoding NAD(P)/FAD-dependent oxidoreductase: protein MPTSELTKERDLRESKPLWADTPRIGIRSGKTPEANHYDTIVVGAGISGALVAHALHRPGQSMLIVDRRDPVMGSSVASTAMIQHEIDTPLTELRKMIGRDAADRAWQRSARAVLRLEEIVSSLGISCSMARKQALYLAGDEMGSRALKAEAAAREEAGIAARLLGPAELRSDYAIDRTGAILSDISASANPAQLTAGLLRHTSGAGAEIVSHLEITDLRNLGDEVVVATAQGKILSARNVVFCTGYEFLKSLESPKHQIISTWALASRKGIDLPDWLKSHIVWEASDPYLYLRTDRDGRLIAGGEDEESPTSYLSEGKLFTKQDAIRRKIESLLGIDIGEPEYRWAAAFGTTTTGLPLIGAVPGMRNVYAVMGFGGNGITFSQIAAEIIAAAVNGGKDPDADLFRFD, encoded by the coding sequence ATGCCCACATCGGAACTGACGAAGGAACGGGACCTCAGGGAATCAAAACCCCTGTGGGCCGATACGCCCCGCATCGGCATTCGCAGCGGAAAGACCCCGGAAGCCAACCATTATGACACGATCGTGGTGGGTGCCGGCATCAGCGGCGCGCTTGTGGCCCATGCGTTGCACAGGCCGGGCCAGTCGATGCTGATCGTCGACCGGCGTGACCCGGTAATGGGCAGCAGCGTCGCCAGCACCGCGATGATTCAGCACGAGATCGACACGCCTCTGACCGAGCTCAGAAAGATGATCGGCAGGGACGCTGCGGATCGGGCGTGGCAACGCTCGGCGCGGGCCGTCCTGCGCCTTGAGGAAATCGTCTCGTCGCTCGGCATATCCTGCAGCATGGCGCGCAAGCAGGCGCTCTATCTCGCCGGCGACGAAATGGGGTCGCGCGCGCTGAAGGCTGAAGCGGCAGCCCGGGAAGAAGCAGGAATTGCAGCGCGTCTCCTTGGCCCCGCCGAATTGAGGAGCGACTACGCCATCGATCGGACTGGGGCTATCCTCAGCGACATTTCGGCCTCCGCCAATCCCGCTCAGCTGACGGCCGGCCTTTTGCGCCACACGTCGGGCGCCGGTGCGGAAATCGTGTCCCATCTGGAGATTACCGATCTCAGAAACCTCGGTGACGAGGTGGTCGTCGCCACCGCACAGGGCAAGATCCTGTCCGCCCGCAATGTCGTTTTCTGCACCGGATACGAATTCCTGAAGTCGCTTGAAAGCCCGAAACATCAGATCATCTCCACTTGGGCGCTGGCGAGCAGGAAGGGCATCGATCTGCCGGACTGGCTGAAAAGCCATATCGTCTGGGAGGCTTCCGATCCCTATCTCTACCTGCGTACCGACCGTGACGGACGCCTGATCGCGGGGGGCGAGGATGAGGAAAGCCCGACATCGTACCTTTCTGAAGGAAAGCTCTTTACCAAACAGGACGCAATCCGGCGCAAGATAGAAAGTCTCCTTGGTATCGACATCGGAGAGCCGGAATATCGCTGGGCGGCGGCCTTCGGCACCACCACCACCGGCCTGCCGCTGATCGGCGCGGTTCCCGGCATGAGGAACGTCTATGCCGTCATGGGCTTTGGGGGCAACGGCATCACCTTCAGCCAGATCGCCGCCGAGATAATCGCTGCCGCCGTCAATGGCGGCAAGGATCCCGACGCCGATCTCTTCCGGTTCGATTGA
- a CDS encoding 3-hydroxybutyrate dehydrogenase: protein MEDQPKTVLVTGSTSGIGLAIAKRFAGEGFLVAVHGIETSEEAAQALEAVAKVARHRPVYFSANLANYDESAHLPEKVIAEFDHIDVLVNNAGIQKVAPIDEFDFADFSHIVAISLDSAFHTIRAALPGMKERGWGRIVNIASAHGLRASPFKGPYVATKHAVVGLTKSVALEVAELGITCNAICPGYVWTPLVAAQVADQARVHGMSEEDVVKKVMLAPQPTRRFIQPEEVAEMAFYLTGDMARSITGATISIDGGWTAK, encoded by the coding sequence GTTCCACCAGCGGCATCGGGCTCGCCATCGCCAAACGTTTCGCCGGGGAGGGATTTCTGGTCGCCGTCCACGGCATTGAAACGTCGGAGGAAGCGGCGCAGGCACTGGAGGCGGTTGCGAAAGTGGCGCGACATCGCCCGGTCTATTTTTCAGCCAACCTTGCGAATTATGATGAGAGTGCACATCTGCCGGAAAAGGTCATTGCCGAGTTCGATCACATCGACGTGCTCGTCAACAATGCCGGCATCCAGAAGGTCGCGCCGATCGATGAGTTCGATTTCGCCGATTTCTCCCATATTGTCGCGATCTCGCTCGACAGCGCTTTTCATACGATCCGTGCCGCCCTCCCCGGAATGAAGGAAAGGGGATGGGGACGCATCGTCAACATCGCTTCCGCACATGGCTTGCGCGCATCACCGTTCAAGGGGCCCTATGTGGCGACCAAACATGCCGTGGTGGGCCTGACCAAAAGCGTGGCGCTTGAGGTGGCCGAGCTCGGCATTACCTGCAACGCAATCTGCCCCGGTTACGTCTGGACACCGCTTGTGGCCGCGCAGGTCGCCGATCAGGCGCGGGTGCATGGCATGAGCGAGGAGGATGTGGTGAAGAAGGTGATGCTTGCGCCACAGCCGACGAGACGTTTCATACAGCCGGAGGAAGTGGCGGAGATGGCGTTCTATCTCACCGGCGATATGGCCCGCTCGATTACCGGCGCGACCATTTCCATCGATGGCGGCTGGACCGCAAAATAA
- a CDS encoding PPC domain-containing DNA-binding protein: MKSRLLATGAERTFILVIDPEEEAFEAIRRFAKSENINAASVTAIGAFSTATLAFFDLSTREYKEIPVTEQSEVLSLLGDITLDENDAPNPHLHVVLGFADGSTKGGHFLKGVVRPTLEVVIRETPAELRRSYRREFGIALIDPAK, from the coding sequence ATGAAAAGCAGATTGCTGGCCACCGGTGCCGAACGTACCTTCATTCTTGTCATCGACCCGGAGGAAGAGGCATTCGAGGCGATCCGCCGCTTCGCAAAATCGGAAAACATCAACGCCGCCTCGGTGACCGCGATAGGTGCCTTTTCAACTGCGACGCTCGCTTTTTTCGACCTTTCGACGCGGGAATATAAGGAGATTCCCGTGACGGAGCAGAGCGAGGTTCTGAGCCTGCTTGGCGATATTACGCTTGACGAAAACGACGCGCCAAATCCGCACCTGCACGTGGTGCTGGGCTTTGCCGATGGTTCCACAAAAGGCGGCCATTTCCTGAAGGGGGTGGTGCGCCCGACGCTCGAAGTCGTCATTCGCGAAACACCCGCGGAATTGCGGCGCAGTTACCGCCGCGAATTCGGCATCGCCCTCATCGATCCCGCGAAATAG
- a CDS encoding TIGR02588 family protein gives MTISKGRKNVESPEPHWVEWLTGAVCTLLVIAMLGWIGYDIYRYKPDKARFEIAVTDVEAQSGQYRVSFDIRNLSMTTAAQVHVRGDLQQNAATLESADVTFDYVASESRDTGTLFFRNNPQNGTLIINVAGYTEP, from the coding sequence ATGACCATATCGAAGGGCCGCAAAAATGTGGAAAGCCCCGAACCGCATTGGGTGGAGTGGCTGACGGGCGCCGTCTGCACGCTTCTTGTCATCGCGATGCTCGGCTGGATCGGCTATGACATCTATCGCTACAAGCCGGACAAGGCACGCTTCGAGATTGCCGTAACGGACGTCGAGGCGCAGTCGGGACAGTACCGGGTGAGTTTCGACATTCGCAACCTCTCCATGACGACGGCGGCGCAGGTGCATGTGCGCGGCGACCTGCAGCAAAATGCCGCCACGCTGGAAAGCGCCGACGTGACGTTCGATTATGTCGCCTCGGAATCCCGCGACACCGGCACGCTCTTCTTTCGCAACAATCCCCAAAACGGAACGCTCATCATCAACGTCGCCGGCTATACCGAGCCGTGA
- a CDS encoding glucose/quinate/shikimate family membrane-bound PQQ-dependent dehydrogenase: protein MAVTVTAVILSLIGLALFGFGSQLVMLGGSFYYVLSGLAFLLTAILLFKRNRAALHVYAVFIVATLAWAVWEVGFDWWQLGPRGGIIILIGLWLLVPWVRKPLGFASPTGLSYGPNAWPLALSVLASIVVAGYSMAQDPHDKPGSLPQETASAAPVYGGNVPDGDWHQYGRTPYGQRYSPLTQVNVDNVSQLKEAWRYQTGDVKLPDDVGETTYQVTPLKVGNTLYICTPHNWAIAIDAATGKEKWKYDPNVGLNPDRQHQTCRGVSYYAEPNAAQGTACAERVYLPTSDARLIALDAATGQVCTSFADQGVLHLEQGMKYNPAGYYYSTSPPVIAAGKIIIGGAVNDNYSTQEQSGVIRAFDVNSGALIWNWDSGNPTKTEPLAEGETYTTNSPNSWSVLSYDEGLGLVYVPLGNQVPDQLGMGRSENVEKYSSSIVALDINTGKDRWVRQTVHHDLWDMDVPAQPVLLDITKDGQSVPALVGPTKQGDIYVLDRRTGEPLLPITEEPAPSGAIPEDFTSPTQPTTALSFKPEPLKEKDMWGVSMFDQLACRIRFHQLNYKGRYTPPSLTGSIIYPGNFGTFNWGSVAVDPERQVMFGMPTYLAFTSKLVPRADIPPKGQDEKGSEQGLNRNDGAPYGVFMGPFLGPLQIPCQAPPWGYVAGADLRTGDIAYKHKNGTVYDMTPLPLPFKVGVPGIGGPMITKGGVAFLGAAVDNYLRAYDLTTGKQLWEARLPAGGQATPMTYALDGGKQYVVMVAGGHGSVGTKPGDYVIAYTLP from the coding sequence ATGGCAGTCACAGTCACTGCGGTTATTCTCTCGCTGATCGGCCTTGCGCTGTTCGGTTTCGGCTCTCAGCTCGTCATGCTGGGCGGGAGCTTTTATTACGTTCTTTCCGGGCTGGCCTTCCTTTTGACGGCCATCCTCCTGTTCAAGCGCAATCGCGCAGCACTCCACGTCTACGCCGTTTTCATTGTCGCGACCCTCGCCTGGGCTGTCTGGGAAGTCGGCTTCGACTGGTGGCAGCTTGGCCCGCGTGGCGGTATCATCATTCTCATCGGCCTCTGGCTTCTGGTGCCCTGGGTCAGAAAACCGCTTGGTTTTGCGAGCCCGACAGGGCTGAGTTACGGCCCGAATGCCTGGCCGCTTGCGCTCTCGGTTCTGGCCTCCATCGTGGTGGCCGGATATTCCATGGCGCAGGATCCGCATGACAAGCCGGGCTCCCTGCCGCAGGAGACTGCGTCTGCCGCACCCGTCTATGGCGGCAACGTGCCTGACGGTGACTGGCATCAATATGGCCGCACGCCCTATGGCCAGCGTTATTCGCCGCTCACGCAGGTCAATGTCGACAATGTCTCTCAGCTGAAGGAAGCCTGGCGTTACCAGACGGGCGACGTGAAGCTGCCGGATGATGTGGGTGAGACCACCTATCAGGTCACGCCGCTCAAAGTCGGCAATACGCTTTATATCTGCACGCCGCACAATTGGGCGATTGCCATCGACGCGGCTACCGGCAAGGAAAAGTGGAAATACGACCCGAATGTCGGCCTTAACCCGGACCGCCAGCACCAGACGTGCCGCGGCGTATCCTATTATGCCGAACCTAACGCCGCACAGGGTACGGCATGCGCAGAACGCGTCTACCTGCCGACCTCGGATGCACGGCTGATCGCGCTTGATGCGGCAACCGGTCAGGTCTGCACTTCCTTTGCCGATCAGGGTGTGCTGCATCTTGAACAGGGCATGAAATACAATCCCGCCGGTTATTATTATTCGACCTCGCCGCCCGTGATCGCGGCGGGCAAGATCATCATTGGCGGCGCGGTGAACGACAACTATTCCACACAGGAACAGTCCGGTGTCATCCGTGCTTTCGATGTGAACAGTGGCGCACTTATCTGGAACTGGGATTCCGGCAATCCGACAAAGACCGAGCCGCTGGCGGAAGGCGAAACCTATACGACGAACTCGCCGAACAGCTGGTCCGTGCTGAGTTATGATGAAGGATTGGGTCTCGTTTACGTCCCGCTGGGCAATCAGGTGCCGGACCAGCTCGGCATGGGTCGAAGCGAGAATGTGGAGAAATATTCCTCCTCCATCGTCGCGCTCGATATCAATACCGGAAAGGACCGCTGGGTGCGCCAGACGGTTCACCACGACCTTTGGGATATGGACGTGCCCGCTCAGCCGGTGCTGCTCGACATCACCAAGGACGGTCAGAGCGTTCCGGCGCTCGTCGGTCCCACCAAGCAGGGCGATATCTACGTTCTGGACCGTCGTACCGGCGAGCCGCTTCTGCCGATCACGGAAGAACCGGCTCCGAGTGGCGCGATCCCTGAAGACTTCACCTCTCCGACTCAGCCGACGACCGCGCTGTCGTTCAAGCCGGAGCCGCTGAAGGAAAAGGACATGTGGGGCGTCTCCATGTTCGATCAGCTCGCCTGCCGTATCCGCTTCCACCAGCTGAACTACAAGGGCCGTTACACCCCGCCGTCGCTGACCGGATCGATTATCTATCCCGGCAATTTCGGCACCTTCAACTGGGGCAGCGTGGCGGTCGATCCCGAACGTCAGGTCATGTTCGGCATGCCGACATACCTTGCCTTCACTTCGAAGCTCGTGCCGCGCGCCGACATTCCGCCGAAGGGGCAGGACGAAAAGGGCAGCGAACAGGGTTTGAACCGTAATGATGGTGCGCCCTATGGTGTGTTCATGGGTCCTTTCCTCGGCCCGCTGCAAATTCCCTGCCAGGCACCGCCGTGGGGCTATGTGGCAGGCGCTGACCTTCGCACCGGCGATATCGCCTACAAGCACAAGAACGGCACGGTCTATGACATGACGCCGCTGCCGCTGCCCTTCAAGGTGGGCGTGCCGGGCATTGGCGGACCGATGATCACCAAGGGTGGCGTTGCCTTCCTCGGTGCCGCCGTCGATAACTATCTGCGGGCCTACGACCTCACTACCGGCAAGCAGCTATGGGAAGCGCGCCTGCCGGCCGGCGGCCAGGCAACGCCGATGACCTACGCGCTGGACGGCGGCAAGCAATATGTCGTGATGGTTGCCGGTGGTCATGGGTCCGTCGGAACCAAGCCGGGCGATTATGTGATCGCCTATACCCTGCCGTAA
- a CDS encoding TIGR02587 family membrane protein encodes MAAAIIRKDADSDEVRQFLIGLARGTAGALLFALPMLMTMEMWFLGLYVNSWRLLLLCILNLPLLFLLARRIGFENIHSRTQALRDAITAYGLGIAVSAAVLLLFGILNDQLTTSNLIAKIALQSVPASIGALLGRSQLGEHSDTEDEEDGEYSGETGYLHELFMMMVGALFLSLNVAPTEEMILIAYKVTPYHILALCLVSIAIMHGFVYALHFKGSHQVNEGQEWWQSFLRFTLPGYVIAIAISIYTLWTFERLDHTSLSQIMNAAVILGVPASIGAASARLIL; translated from the coding sequence ATGGCGGCGGCAATCATACGAAAAGATGCGGATAGTGATGAGGTCAGGCAATTTCTGATCGGTCTTGCACGTGGAACGGCAGGCGCACTGCTGTTTGCCCTGCCCATGCTGATGACCATGGAAATGTGGTTTCTGGGCCTCTATGTCAATTCCTGGCGGCTTCTGCTGCTCTGCATCCTGAACCTGCCGCTGCTTTTCCTGCTCGCCCGCCGCATCGGCTTTGAAAATATTCATTCCCGAACACAGGCGCTGCGTGACGCGATAACGGCCTATGGGCTTGGCATTGCCGTCAGCGCCGCCGTGCTTTTGCTGTTCGGCATTTTGAACGATCAGCTCACCACCTCAAATCTCATCGCCAAAATCGCCCTGCAATCCGTGCCCGCCAGCATCGGGGCGCTGCTTGGCCGCAGCCAGCTCGGCGAACATTCCGACACCGAGGATGAGGAGGATGGCGAATATTCGGGCGAGACGGGTTATCTGCACGAACTCTTCATGATGATGGTCGGCGCGCTTTTTCTCAGCCTCAATGTCGCCCCAACGGAAGAAATGATCCTGATTGCCTACAAGGTAACCCCCTATCACATTCTGGCGCTTTGCCTGGTCTCGATCGCCATCATGCATGGCTTCGTCTATGCGCTTCATTTCAAGGGGTCGCACCAAGTGAACGAGGGGCAGGAATGGTGGCAGTCTTTCCTGCGTTTCACCCTGCCCGGTTATGTCATTGCCATTGCCATCAGTATCTACACGCTCTGGACCTTCGAACGTCTCGACCATACCTCGCTGTCGCAGATCATGAATGCCGCCGTTATTCTCGGCGTTCCCGCTTCGATCGGCGCAGCCTCTGCCCGGCTGATCCTGTGA
- a CDS encoding glutathione synthase — translation MRIAFFVNSIETEGPNFATGLMAMAALNRGHEVVYLTPGDFTLRSDDSLTIHASVLPKAKYKKADAFHAALQDKSLERRTMDVEEIDALMLRNDPSLDQTTRPWAVHAGILFGRLAEQRGVVVLNDPEGLALAQNKLYFQSFPEIVRPTTIISRNVDEIRAFADAHPKGVIVKPLQGSGGKNVFKIGSSKEANLNQIFEAVSLEGYLIAQAYLPAAKDGDVRFFMMNGRPLMRDGKYAALRRVPAKGDLRSNIHAKGTAEAVKVTDEIVALAEMMRPKLVEDGMFLVGLDIVGDKILEVNVFSPGGLSNILELTDVDFSDTIIESIETKVAMQSASGGMLSNRLLATL, via the coding sequence ATGCGTATCGCATTTTTCGTCAATTCCATCGAAACCGAGGGACCGAATTTCGCTACCGGGCTTATGGCCATGGCTGCGCTCAATCGCGGCCATGAGGTGGTCTATCTGACGCCTGGTGATTTCACCTTGCGGTCGGACGACAGTCTGACCATTCATGCCTCTGTGCTGCCGAAGGCAAAGTACAAGAAGGCCGACGCTTTCCATGCCGCCCTTCAGGACAAGTCGCTGGAGCGGCGCACGATGGATGTGGAGGAAATCGACGCGCTGATGCTGCGCAACGACCCTTCGCTTGACCAGACGACCAGGCCTTGGGCGGTGCATGCCGGCATTCTGTTCGGCCGGCTTGCCGAACAACGGGGCGTCGTGGTGCTGAACGATCCCGAAGGTTTGGCGCTTGCGCAGAACAAACTCTATTTCCAGAGCTTCCCCGAAATCGTCCGTCCGACCACGATCATCTCGCGCAATGTCGATGAAATCCGCGCATTCGCCGATGCTCATCCCAAGGGTGTCATCGTCAAGCCGCTTCAGGGTTCAGGCGGCAAGAATGTCTTCAAGATCGGCTCCAGCAAGGAGGCCAATCTCAACCAGATTTTCGAGGCCGTCAGTCTCGAGGGCTATCTGATAGCGCAGGCTTATCTGCCGGCCGCCAAGGATGGCGATGTCCGTTTCTTCATGATGAATGGCAGGCCGCTGATGCGCGACGGAAAATATGCCGCACTTCGCCGCGTGCCGGCAAAAGGCGATCTGCGCTCCAACATTCACGCCAAAGGCACCGCCGAGGCGGTGAAAGTGACCGACGAGATCGTGGCGCTTGCCGAAATGATGCGGCCGAAGCTGGTGGAAGACGGCATGTTTCTGGTCGGGCTCGATATCGTCGGCGACAAGATACTGGAGGTGAACGTGTTTTCGCCGGGCGGTCTCTCTAACATCCTCGAACTCACCGATGTCGATTTCAGCGATACGATCATAGAGTCTATAGAGACAAAAGTTGCCATGCAGAGCGCGTCCGGCGGCATGCTCTCCAATCGCCTGCTGGCGACGCTTTGA
- a CDS encoding MgtC/SapB family protein has translation MPQSLAEEFSMNISIPFEVLVVRVFGAVILCGLIGLEREFHKNTAGLRTNMLIGLAAVTFCVITIHMMETMAEGHEAARLDPIRLVEAVTAGIAFLAAGVVVYTRGDVKGLTTGASMWLSAAIGLAAGLGMWPLAIVAAGIGIVVLWTLRRIQVVASIKDE, from the coding sequence GTGCCCCAAAGCCTTGCAGAAGAATTTTCCATGAATATTTCCATTCCCTTCGAGGTGCTGGTGGTGCGCGTTTTTGGTGCGGTCATCCTGTGCGGCCTGATCGGTCTGGAGCGCGAATTTCACAAGAATACTGCCGGTCTTCGCACCAATATGCTGATCGGTCTTGCAGCGGTCACTTTCTGCGTCATCACCATCCATATGATGGAGACGATGGCGGAAGGTCATGAGGCCGCGCGGCTCGATCCCATCCGGCTGGTGGAGGCCGTGACGGCGGGCATCGCCTTTCTTGCGGCAGGTGTGGTCGTCTATACCAGGGGCGATGTCAAAGGTCTGACGACGGGGGCGAGCATGTGGCTCTCCGCGGCGATCGGCCTTGCCGCCGGTCTCGGCATGTGGCCGCTGGCCATTGTTGCCGCCGGCATCGGCATTGTCGTCCTGTGGACGCTGCGCCGCATACAGGTGGTGGCCAGCATCAAGGACGAATAA
- a CDS encoding N-formylglutamate amidohydrolase, with protein MAARQSDGEYSDNNENKGFWSIDFDNSPVIGTAIHDGHRIRPDIADLMALSPDERLREEDPFTGEMIAGMTNRIVVHHSRFEIDLNRAADQAIYLKPEQSWGLEVWKQEPPAASIRQSLDFHADYYAMLETVLSTVERRHGAFVVLDVHSYNHRRQGAAAPPTAQAEAPDINIGTFSMDRSRWSDVVSAVGHHFASATIGGRRLDVRENVAFQGKGEQTRFIHERFAQNGCAIAVEFKKFFMDEWTGKPDVRVVSDIRDTMAALQPVLEECLRARR; from the coding sequence ATGGCAGCCAGACAGAGCGACGGCGAATACAGCGACAACAACGAAAACAAGGGTTTCTGGTCGATCGACTTCGACAATTCGCCCGTCATCGGCACGGCCATTCATGACGGTCATCGCATCCGCCCCGATATTGCCGATCTGATGGCGCTTTCCCCGGACGAACGCCTGCGGGAAGAAGATCCCTTTACCGGCGAAATGATCGCGGGGATGACCAACCGCATCGTCGTCCATCATTCGCGTTTCGAAATCGATCTCAACCGTGCGGCCGACCAGGCAATCTACCTCAAGCCGGAGCAATCCTGGGGACTGGAGGTCTGGAAACAGGAGCCGCCCGCGGCATCCATCCGCCAATCGCTCGATTTTCACGCCGACTATTACGCAATGCTTGAAACCGTTCTTTCAACGGTCGAACGGCGGCACGGTGCTTTCGTGGTACTGGACGTGCACAGCTATAATCATCGCCGGCAGGGTGCCGCCGCGCCGCCGACGGCCCAGGCGGAAGCGCCTGATATCAATATCGGCACCTTTTCCATGGACCGCAGCCGCTGGAGCGATGTCGTCAGCGCCGTTGGCCATCATTTTGCGTCAGCGACCATCGGCGGCCGCCGTCTCGATGTTCGCGAGAATGTGGCCTTTCAGGGCAAGGGAGAGCAGACACGGTTCATTCACGAGCGTTTTGCGCAGAACGGCTGTGCGATTGCGGTGGAGTTCAAGAAATTCTTCATGGATGAATGGACCGGCAAACCGGACGTACGCGTGGTGTCGGATATTCGCGACACGATGGCCGCACTTCAGCCGGTTCTTGAAGAGTGCCTGAGGGCGCGGCGATGA
- a CDS encoding type 1 glutamine amidotransferase domain-containing protein yields MTAINAAKILILATDGYERSELRVPYNQLKAKGADVKIASIKEGEIRSWDKKDWGDSIAVDLSAGSVKSDDFDALVLPGGQINPDVLRHDEDAMRVIRDFVKSGKVVAAICHAPWLLVEADALRGRNATSYWSIKTDLKNAGANWKDEKVVTDKGIITSRSPEDLDAFVAKIVEEVEEGRHERRAA; encoded by the coding sequence ATGACTGCCATCAACGCTGCAAAGATCCTCATTCTCGCAACGGACGGCTATGAGCGCTCCGAACTGCGCGTGCCCTATAACCAGTTGAAGGCCAAGGGTGCGGACGTAAAGATCGCCTCAATCAAGGAAGGCGAGATCAGGAGCTGGGATAAAAAGGACTGGGGCGACAGCATTGCCGTCGATCTTTCCGCCGGGAGCGTCAAATCGGATGACTTCGATGCGCTGGTTCTTCCAGGCGGCCAGATCAATCCGGATGTCCTGCGCCACGACGAGGATGCGATGCGCGTCATTCGCGATTTCGTCAAGTCCGGCAAGGTCGTGGCTGCGATTTGCCACGCCCCCTGGCTTCTCGTTGAAGCGGATGCCCTGCGCGGCCGTAACGCCACGTCCTATTGGTCGATCAAGACCGACCTGAAAAACGCCGGCGCCAACTGGAAAGACGAAAAGGTGGTGACGGACAAGGGCATCATCACGTCCCGCAGCCCGGAAGACCTCGATGCCTTCGTTGCGAAAATCGTCGAGGAGGTCGAGGAAGGCCGCCACGAACGCCGCGCCGCCTGA
- a CDS encoding ferritin-like domain-containing protein, with protein MAEKKLDDLFYDTLKDIYYAERQILKALPKMARAATDPKLKQAFEKHKEETQGQIERLQEVFEMIGKRAQGKTCEAIQGIIAEGEEIMDDFKGTAALDAGLISSAQAVEHYEIARYGTLKAWAEKLGHANAVSLLDATLKEETKTDDALTSLAKTSINAAAQKKAA; from the coding sequence ATGGCCGAGAAGAAACTCGACGATCTGTTTTACGACACGTTGAAGGATATCTACTACGCCGAAAGACAGATTCTCAAAGCCCTGCCGAAGATGGCACGGGCAGCGACCGATCCGAAGCTGAAACAGGCCTTCGAAAAGCACAAGGAAGAAACCCAGGGCCAGATTGAACGCCTGCAGGAAGTGTTCGAGATGATCGGCAAGCGGGCGCAGGGAAAGACCTGCGAGGCAATCCAGGGCATCATCGCCGAGGGCGAGGAAATCATGGATGACTTCAAGGGCACGGCCGCTCTCGATGCCGGTCTCATCTCGTCGGCTCAGGCCGTCGAACATTATGAGATCGCCCGTTACGGCACCCTCAAGGCATGGGCGGAAAAGCTTGGACACGCCAACGCCGTTTCCCTGCTGGATGCGACGCTCAAGGAAGAAACCAAGACCGACGACGCGCTGACCTCGCTTGCCAAGACTTCGATCAATGCGGCCGCCCAGAAAAAGGCAGCCTGA